DNA from Thunnus thynnus chromosome 2, fThuThy2.1, whole genome shotgun sequence:
GTCAAAGTCCCTTCTAGAGAACAAGAATAAGTCTTTTCGTCTAACTTTGACATGGGATAAAACTCATTTCCTCCATAAGTAGTTCAAGATACACCCTTctgaacaaagagaaaaaaaggtgtTTCACTGATATTGCTCCAACCAGATGACATTAGACTAGGTCAAAAAACACTGtacttagacttgtcaaatctggactagattaacaaggagactccagagactcattaaaatACGGTGATTTGAAAGTCCAGATTTAACAACTCTAAGGAGAGAGGTTTTTGTTCAAGACCTGGTCTGAATGGAGCAAGTGAAATctcctttttttattgtcataagcaaaataaagatttcacaATTCTGAGAGTGGATTTAAACAGCGCTAAGTCTTTCGCTACAACGTCTACCACTTTTTCACAAGTGTAGGCCTAAGTGGTGCAAAAACGGAGAATCCGCCgtttaaatatcattatttatgtttcccttaactttcCCCTCAACTTTTCCCCCTAATCCCTTAACTACTTAGTCATCCGAGCAAATAATTACAAGTACATACaagtgtatgtatatatataactatgttttatgttaaaatgaTTAAGGTTTTACAGACCTATTCTGTGTAACTTTATTTCTGGTTTCCAAACGATATCCAGCAGTCTGCGCTGACGATTGATCTCTTCCTCGTACTCAACGATAGTTTTTTGAAAAACTCGGAAtatttcttcagcagcagcagttagtcGCTCGTTGATGAACTCTCTCAAATACTGAACTGCAGACATTGTTGCTTAATTACATGTAAGATGTATCATTGTCCAGCTGAGGGACTTCTTCCAAGCACAGGACACCAATCAGCTGACGTGACTAGCTCCTGTGTTGTTTACTTCCGCTGGATGTTACACTGTTTCGTTCCGACAGTGGAACTTGTTTCTTCGTTCCGCTTGTTGTAACGAAATGTCCCAGTGTCATCTGTGGCTTATAAATAAGCAGCAGTAACTGCACAGAGGCTTTATGTCTTTAAACTAGACATAAGAACTGTCTGCTGTGTCAGGTTGATATTTGCCCtctcactgacattttataccCTCATCAAACATGAAAGTGGAAAATTCATTACATAAAGGTTTGAGGTTCTTGCACTTAAGTTCATccattttgtgcagtttttgatATCTATTGCACAAAAATTTGTAATACGTTTTATTGGCATAGTTAAGTAGAAGCTTCAGTCTTTTTCTGCAGTGGAGACTCCTTGATTTAAGGCAGCATGCCAACCAGAGTAAAAGATTGCAGCTTTCCATGTTGACTTATAGACCTGTGCAGTTCATCACTATAACTAGGACACTCACAGGAAGTCTACAGGAAGTCATTCCTGCCAACTGCCATCAGTCTGTACAatgtctctcctctgtgtcagAAGTGAACAGGACAGTGAAGACAGACTGCTCACCTGgaccttttattttattacattatccaTCACGTTATATTtcagattcatattttgatCAGCTTTTGAATACTGTCTgtatatactgttattatatgtatatacattcAGTAAATTATTCAAGTATCTACACTCAATCTAATATCCATGAACAATCATCCTCATCAATACCTCATCGATATCCACCTGACTTGCACTAATATACAGTGTACTATAGCATATTAACATCAATAAGCAGTGTATACTCAGTAAATGATATATTATAGTTATGGTTATTTCTCTAGTCTCTATATTATCAATTATTATTTATctaattatttttcagtttgtttatttagttaCTGTATACAATTTGGTGGCTatggtaacactttaatttccctttgggattaataaagccATCTATCTAACTATGAATCTGGTATACTTATATTATGACCTCATGAAgcaaagtaaaattaaaatgaatgcaatgagatcagaaacaaaacattttgttgtctACGTTTGTTTAGGTATTTATTGCATGCACTCCTAATATTTCATGTTCATGACACCTTTAGTATTCCTAATTATCCAGTCAGTCAAATTAGGAATATCAGTCTGAAAGACcatcatgaaaaaatattttattcttaataaaatgtgttgacTATACCATATAGCACATCTTCTacaatttgtgtgtcatctctaaagcagcaaacaacaaacattttatctgaggttaaaggttctatatgtagaattgtgaagcaattcacatgtattattcattttttattgccaatgagtgaacgggtagtattaaaagtaaaaaaaaatgagaccaTCCCTAACTTTCTCCGGGAATTTTCCAGGAAGATCCAACGGAAGTGACGTTTTTGCGCGCTCCCAAGAGCCTTGCCTCTCTCACTAACGTCAACAAACAACCGGCATAacgacacaacaacacacagatattagctctccagctagtCAAACAGCTAGCTCCCTCTGTaaaccactacacatttcacaacaaaagcGCAGCCAGTGGCTCCTCAACCACAGCTTGTTGCTCCCTGACCACAGCTCGTTGCTGCATGGCCACAACACATTGCTCCCTGGCCACGGCTCGTTGCTCCCTGGCCACAGCTCATTGCTCCCCAACCACAGCTTGTTACAGCCTGACTACAGTTCGTTGCTCCCCAGCCACAGCTGGTTTCTGCCCAGACACAGCTCATTGCTGCGTGGCCACAACATGTTGCTCCCTGGCCACAGCTCATTGCTCCCTGACCACAGCTCATTGCTCCCCGACCACAGCTCATTGCTCCCCGGCCACAGCTCATTGCTCCCCGGCCACAGCTCATTGCTCCCCAGCCACAGCTCATTGCTCCCTGGCCACAGCTCATTGCTCCCTGATCACAGCTCATTGCTCCCTGATCACAGCTCATTGCTGCCTGGCCACAGCTCATTGCTCCCCGGCCACAGCTCATTGCTCCCTGATCACAGCTCATTGCTGCCTGGACACAGCGTATTGCTGCACggccacagctcactgagcctacCGGTGTTTAGTAAACATGGTTAGTAAAAAAAGTTGTCAGTTTGCAGGTCGGGTCAGGTTTGGGAGGTTGATTTCGCATATTTGTGCAAGTTGGGCGGTGAGGATTGGCTCTCGCCAGCCAGTGGCCACAGCGCAGCTGAAaacctctttgtgtgtgtttgtgtgtgaacgAGCAAGCAgtgtgagagatgctttgctgagacatagtgcaaaacacaacattagagACCTTTTATGGAATTATGAAAAGTATTAGCGAGGACAAAGACATAAACCACAACAGGCTCACGCTGTGAGCACGCACATCagcaccaggatgttgactACAGCTTATTTAAcagccacagatgtcactaatgagaaggaatttctgattcctacatatagaacctttaaaccgggaaaaaatacattaaatttatgaaattaaaaaaaaaaaaaaaaacactttagaCAAGAATATTCTAGTTGGTAATATGAAAACTTAAGTGAGCCAACAGCACTagaggtttttttgtttcaacatCAGAGAGCTCATAATCCACTCACATGACAGAAGTAGTGTatgacaatagaaaaaaaaaaaaagaaaaatcatttaaCACGTTAATCATTAACATTTGTAGAAACTATCTAAAACAATCCTACAGCTCAAGTTTAGGGAAGTAccgaaaataaataaattaattcacAACCCTGCTCTATTGGTTGTGATTGTGAAGTTGTGATTTTAGCCAAAACAAATTCTAATCTACTGAGACTTATATggtaaaataaaacagcaatgtCAATCACTCTCAAATGTAAACTTTGATTTCCTGGAAAGGTGTAGCCTATAGGAAGCTTAATTTGTAAATATCAAGTATTACGTGTAGTACCTGGACTATTCTGAAATACTTCATAAATATCAATTCTCGTTTTTTAAAACTATAACATTGGCACCATATTTGACCACCGACATCGCACCATAACTTTGTCAATTAAATGGTCTTGTGAACAGTAACATTAGTAGTTACaataacatgaataataaaaaaaacaagggttTAGTTTAACAACACTTAATAACACTGTTGACAATGCACAACTTCCATGAAGAGATTCTGAACTCTTCTTCATGgagaatattttacattcatttataaatataatggTGAACACTTGCCTACAAGAGTTTCAGCTCAATTGTTTGTCCTCTTTATCTATTGTTTTTTGTCAACATGTGCTGCAATcatgtgttcttgtgtgttttatccATGAATCACTACAACTGAATCCTCTGCAACGTTTCACAAATACAAGGCTACTAGTTTGTGCAGACTCATGCTTTTCCAATTCAGACATATGACAAGTTTTTCCGCATTGTAGTAGGTTCTTCTCATGAACATTGTTAAGTCACCACAAAGCTCTCCCTTATGTTTTGCAATGAGACTGTTTCTCATCTGCATGAATTCTTATGTGCCTTTTCAAGTCTGACATCTGACAGAATCATTTCCCACTGCGTGTATTCTCATGTGGATCTTCAAGTTATATCTACGTTTGAAATCTTTCCCACAAGTTTTGCAACTGTACGGCTTCTCCCCAGTGTGTATTCTTATATGCCTTTTCATGGTCGTCTTCTCATTAAATCTTTTCCCACAGATTTTGCAGGGGTATGGTTTCACGCCTGTGTGGATTCTCATATGCACTTTTAATGAGCCCAGATCAGAGAATTTTTTCTCACACGTGTTACATgggtacggcttctcacctgtgtggatcctcatatgcacttttaatgtttccagATGAGAGAATCTTTTCCCACAGGTGTTGCAAGgatacggcttctcacctgtgtggattctcAAATGCACTTTTAATGTGTCCAGCTGAGAGAATGTTTTCCCACAGGTGTTGCAGGcgtacggcttctcacctgtgtggactctCATATGCACTTTTAATGCACCCAAATAAGAGAATCTTTTCCCACAGGTGTTGCAGGgatacggcttctcacctgtgtggattctcAAATGCACTTTTAATGTGTCCAGCTGAGAGAATGTTTTCCCACAGGTGTTGCAGgggtacggcttctcacctgtgtggaccCTCATATGCACTTTTAACGCACCCAGTCGAGAGAATCTTTTTTCACAACTGTTACATGAATgcggcttctcacctgtgtgtgttctcatatGCCTATTTACTTTTGCCTTTTCACTAAATCTTCTCCCACAGGTGTTACATGAGaacggcttctcacctgtgtggactctCATATGTGTGTGCAA
Protein-coding regions in this window:
- the LOC137200640 gene encoding zinc finger protein ZFP2-like isoform X2, yielding MSSVECLRELINERLTAAAEEIFVVFQKTIVEYEDEIDRQRRLLDIVWKPEIKLHRIELPQQHVCKEEEVLVDQQLCNQERNFSLDQEDPEPPQIKEEQEELYTSLDTEQVVLKQETETFMLTPTFEEGDNNKDQTLDLSPDETHNSNVAASQDRKGGKHEDSGSTRNAQLKPNKRLDKSKSHIKNEDNSTSLKIHSNTYTGKKSLKCDSCGKTFKCKSKLHTHMRVHTGEKPFSCNTCGRRFSEKAKVNRHMRTHTGEKPHSCNSCEKRFSRLGALKVHMRVHTGEKPYPCNTCGKTFSQLDTLKVHLRIHTGEKPYPCNTCGKRFSYLGALKVHMRVHTGEKPYACNTCGKTFSQLDTLKVHLRIHTGEKPYPCNTCGKRFSHLETLKVHMRIHTGEKPYPCNTCEKKFSDLGSLKVHMRIHTGVKPYPCKICGKRFNEKTTMKRHIRIHTGEKPYSCKTCGKDFKRRYNLKIHMRIHAVGNDSVRCQT